From Paenibacillus sp. PvR098:
ATTAGAATAAAGAGATATAATTTCCACGAGTTGGGTGGTGAACACCATGAATCATTCTCTAGAACAAGCGTTAAATAAACTGAAGACGATGGGCGTCCGGATGACTCCGCAGCGCCATGCCATCTTGTCTTATTTGCTCGATACGATGATTCATCCTACGGCGGATGATATTTATAAGGCACTATCTCCGCGTTTTCCCAGCATGAGTGTAGCTACGGTATACAATAACCTCAAGGTGTTTATCGAGGTGGGGCTGGTGCGGGAGATGACGTACGGCGATCATTCCAGCAGGTTCGATGCCGACTTGTCCGATCATTATCATGCGTTGTGTGAGCATTGCGGCAAGCTGGTTGATTTTGCCTACAAGCCGTTGAACGATTTGGAGCAGGCGGCTGGACAAATGACCGGTTTTCGTGTAAAGAGTCACCGAGTCGAAGTATACGGCGTATGTTCGGATTGCGCTATGCAACCGACATGATAGTTTAATAGGTTTAAGGTATAATGGACGTGTTCGGTTTCCGCCTGTCGGTGGACGAATGCGTCCTTTTCTTTTTTCAACATGTTGATACGGGAGTGAAACCATGAAAGCACCAAACGGACGAGGAGGAAGTCCGCGTCGCAGAGCAAATCGTAAGCTGTCCCTTCTGCTTATGACGTTCGCCGTGATGTGCGGTATCGTCGTCGGCCTTTACTATTGGTCGGTATATGTGCCGAGTTCAAAGCATGAAAAGCCGATCTTCGAAGGTAATTCAAAACCGGTGTTCTATCAAGGTGTGATGCTGGATGAACCGGCAATCGGGCAAAAGGAAAGCTTGAAGCTCCCTTTTGATATGGTTAAAGAGCATATCGATCCATCCTTGATATATGAGCAATCATCCGAATCTACGATTATAACGACGCGAGATAAGGTTGTGCGGCTGCGAACAAGCGAGCTAACGGGAATGCTGAATGAGAAGCCCTTCAAACTCCGATTCCCGCTCGAACAAAAAGACAGTAAGCTGTACCTTCCCATCGATCCGTTAAAGGACTTGTATGAGATCGAACTGCGTGAGTCCGAGGATACAGGGGCAGTGCTTATGTTTAAGGAAGGCGATATCATACGTTGGTACAAGACGCTTTCCTATTCTGACAAGCCGGACAGGACGATACCCATGCGTCGGGATTCCTCGATTAAAGCACCGATCTTAGTC
This genomic window contains:
- the perR gene encoding Fur family transcriptional regulator; the encoded protein is MNHSLEQALNKLKTMGVRMTPQRHAILSYLLDTMIHPTADDIYKALSPRFPSMSVATVYNNLKVFIEVGLVREMTYGDHSSRFDADLSDHYHALCEHCGKLVDFAYKPLNDLEQAAGQMTGFRVKSHRVEVYGVCSDCAMQPT